From Apium graveolens cultivar Ventura chromosome 9, ASM990537v1, whole genome shotgun sequence, the proteins below share one genomic window:
- the LOC141685410 gene encoding uncharacterized protein LOC141685410 — translation MRVLREGRHVPMKDHPEFPNMRMSCPESEWTAHDNELIAPDVGLQLILVDSMDDDMSHQIMVYESAKHIWETIKLLMEETEDVKQNRLDILTSQYEAFKSFPGESITQIFERLNKLLNELSIHGKNYP, via the coding sequence ATGAGGGTATTAAGAGAAGGAAGACATGTGCCGATGAAGGATCATCCGGAGTTTCCTAATATGAGGATGTCATGTCCTGAATCAGAATGGACTGCTCATGACAATGAACTGATAGCTCCGGATGTAGGCCTGCAACTTATCTTGGTGGATtcaatggatgatgatatgaGCCATCAGATAATGGTCTATGAAAGTGCCAAGCACATATGGGAAACCATAAAACTGCTTATGGAAGAAACAGAAGATGTCAAGCAGAATCGACTGGATATCTTGACTTCACAATATGAGGCGTTTAAGTCCTTTCCTGGAGAAAGTATAACTCAGATCTTTGAAAGACTGAACAAGCTGTTGAATGAATTGAGTATTCATGGCAAGAATTATCCTTAG